The Nocardioides sp. S5 genome includes a window with the following:
- a CDS encoding LCP family protein, whose product MADRPQGSGVPEKGTPEYDWLYGGSSQTPSGDATQKVPTQGPGQGSGRAPRPDETRVMPVARREARGSGGQPPGRPRTSSAAPPPRPEKKRRRLPRFRLGLIPLLLLLVLVYLAGVPLYHWTTIDQVDAQPSGDRPGDQPGTNYLIVGSDKADDLTDEQREVLDTPERGGTNTDTIIVLHTGSGGRTMMSIPRDTLVEVPDGGTQMINAAFASGGAPLLVQRVEALTGIHIDHYVELGFGSVINTVDAFGGVQICPKQDMRDPRARLDIKKGCQEVDGLTALGYSRSRYVTALSDLDRVARQREVISALGDEALSPWTFVNPVRYWSINSAAAGAIRVDEEMGPVDLGRFALAMTGDSQTCTMPNLPAPSDPNRLVADPERAPALFDAIVKDAEVPRRACTPTGRARS is encoded by the coding sequence ATGGCTGATCGTCCGCAGGGTTCCGGGGTGCCCGAGAAGGGAACACCCGAGTACGACTGGCTCTACGGGGGCTCGTCGCAGACCCCGTCGGGCGACGCCACCCAGAAGGTGCCGACCCAGGGACCGGGGCAGGGGTCGGGACGGGCCCCACGACCCGACGAGACCCGGGTGATGCCGGTCGCCCGGCGTGAGGCGCGCGGGTCGGGAGGGCAGCCGCCGGGCCGTCCCCGTACGTCCTCCGCCGCGCCGCCGCCGCGCCCGGAGAAGAAGCGTCGCCGCCTCCCCCGCTTCCGCCTCGGCCTGATCCCGCTGCTGCTCCTGCTGGTGCTGGTCTACCTCGCCGGCGTCCCGCTGTACCACTGGACCACGATCGACCAGGTGGACGCCCAGCCGAGCGGCGATCGTCCCGGCGACCAGCCCGGCACCAACTACCTCATCGTCGGCTCCGACAAGGCCGACGACCTCACCGACGAGCAGCGCGAGGTGCTCGACACACCCGAGCGCGGCGGCACCAACACCGACACGATCATCGTCCTGCACACCGGCTCCGGCGGGCGCACGATGATGTCGATCCCTCGCGACACGCTCGTCGAGGTCCCCGACGGGGGCACGCAGATGATCAACGCCGCCTTCGCGAGCGGAGGAGCGCCCCTGCTGGTCCAGCGGGTGGAGGCGCTGACCGGCATCCACATCGATCACTACGTCGAGCTCGGCTTCGGCAGCGTCATCAACACCGTCGACGCTTTCGGAGGCGTGCAGATCTGCCCCAAGCAGGACATGCGCGACCCGCGTGCACGCCTCGACATCAAGAAGGGCTGCCAGGAGGTCGACGGCCTCACCGCCCTGGGCTACTCGCGCTCGCGCTACGTGACCGCGCTCAGCGACCTCGACCGCGTCGCCCGCCAGCGCGAGGTGATCAGCGCGCTCGGCGACGAGGCGCTCTCCCCGTGGACGTTCGTCAACCCGGTCCGCTACTGGAGCATCAACTCCGCCGCTGCCGGCGCGATCCGTGTCGACGAGGAGATGGGCCCGGTCGACCTCGGCCGGTTCGCCCTGGCGATGACCGGCGACAGCCAGACCTGCACGATGCCGAACCTCCCCGCCCCGAGCGACCCCAACCGGCTCGTCGCCGACCCGGAGCGGGCGCCGGCGCTGTTCGACGCGATCGTCAAGGACGCAGAAGTCCCGAGGCGGGCGTGCACGCCCACCGGGCGCGCCCGCTCGTAA
- a CDS encoding acyl-CoA thioesterase: MSNPRPTSYSRVSLGIMAHSSEANLLGNVHGGEVMKLADSTAGAVAHRHSGGPAVTAAMDEMTFLAPVHVGDIIKTYAQVNWAGTSSMEIGVRVEAQPWGNAGDEPVHVASAYFVFVAIDEDGRPRPVPPLETETPDDVRRQREAEIRRAHRLARKAEIDRGREG, translated from the coding sequence GTGAGCAACCCGCGCCCCACGTCGTACAGCCGCGTGAGCCTCGGGATCATGGCGCACTCGAGCGAGGCCAACCTGCTGGGCAACGTGCACGGCGGCGAGGTGATGAAGCTCGCCGACTCCACGGCCGGTGCCGTCGCCCACCGACACAGCGGCGGTCCGGCAGTCACCGCCGCGATGGACGAGATGACCTTCCTCGCGCCGGTCCACGTCGGCGACATCATCAAGACCTACGCCCAGGTCAACTGGGCCGGCACCTCCTCGATGGAGATCGGCGTGCGCGTCGAGGCTCAGCCGTGGGGCAATGCCGGCGACGAGCCGGTCCACGTCGCCAGCGCCTACTTCGTCTTCGTCGCCATCGACGAGGACGGCCGTCCGCGCCCCGTGCCCCCGCTGGAGACCGAGACGCCCGACGACGTACGCCGCCAGCGCGAGGCCGAGATCCGGCGTGCGCACCGGCTGGCGCGCAAGGCCGAGATCGACCGGGGCCGCGAGGGCTGA
- a CDS encoding LCP family protein, whose product MLMTLVLPGSAQLVSGNRRVGLLALRTWLVLLALGATALVSSYFWHGVAFWAGTDTTFLLVLRVALIGLAVAWAYLFVDAWRLGQPLTLQRQHRLAIVGVNGLLCFSVAGALLFGAHMVGVQRQFMISMFGDGAAVDAHQGRYNVLLMGGDSGAGRWGLRPDSMTVASIDAETGKTVLISLPRNMQNFPFAEGSVMDEQFPNGFDAEGQYLNGLATWALDNAELFKGSKNPGVDATVMGVEGITGLKMNYWAMVNLEGFKDLVDAVGGVELNVRQPIPVGLPHEKTFHYIEPGVRTLGGHDTLWFARAREGSDDYSRMARQKCVMGAMLQQVSPQVALSNFEEIAGASSAMVSTDIPRGEVDRFVDLALKARNQKIATLSLVPPMINTADPDIALVQQKVAAAIARAEGQKPVVETAEAADAPAAEVPAPDAGDSATPAAPATSSAPPAAPTTPTPPPAVTGGSLGSLSTGYAANQSEDLGAVC is encoded by the coding sequence ATGCTGATGACCCTCGTCCTGCCCGGCTCCGCGCAGCTGGTCTCCGGCAACCGTCGGGTGGGCCTGCTCGCGCTGCGCACCTGGCTGGTGCTCCTCGCGCTGGGCGCGACGGCGCTGGTGTCGTCGTACTTCTGGCACGGCGTCGCCTTCTGGGCCGGCACCGACACGACCTTCCTGCTGGTGCTGCGCGTCGCGCTGATCGGCCTCGCGGTCGCGTGGGCCTACCTCTTCGTCGACGCCTGGCGCCTCGGCCAGCCCCTGACCCTGCAGCGCCAGCACCGCCTCGCGATCGTCGGCGTCAACGGCCTGCTGTGCTTCAGCGTCGCCGGCGCCCTCCTCTTCGGCGCCCACATGGTCGGCGTCCAGCGCCAGTTCATGATCTCGATGTTCGGCGACGGCGCGGCCGTCGACGCCCACCAGGGGCGCTACAACGTCCTGCTCATGGGCGGCGACTCCGGTGCGGGACGCTGGGGCCTGCGCCCGGACTCGATGACCGTGGCAAGCATCGACGCCGAGACCGGCAAGACGGTGCTCATCTCGCTGCCGCGCAACATGCAGAACTTCCCCTTCGCCGAGGGCTCGGTGATGGACGAGCAGTTCCCGAACGGCTTCGACGCCGAGGGCCAGTACCTCAACGGTCTCGCCACCTGGGCCCTCGACAACGCCGAGCTGTTCAAGGGCTCGAAGAACCCCGGCGTCGACGCGACCGTCATGGGCGTCGAGGGCATCACCGGCCTGAAGATGAACTACTGGGCGATGGTCAACCTCGAGGGCTTCAAGGACCTCGTCGACGCCGTCGGCGGCGTGGAGCTCAACGTGCGCCAGCCGATCCCCGTGGGGCTGCCCCACGAGAAGACCTTCCACTACATCGAGCCCGGCGTCCGCACCCTCGGCGGTCACGACACGCTGTGGTTCGCCCGGGCCCGCGAGGGCTCGGACGACTACTCGCGGATGGCGCGGCAGAAGTGCGTGATGGGCGCGATGCTCCAGCAGGTCAGCCCCCAGGTCGCGCTGAGCAACTTCGAGGAGATCGCCGGCGCGAGCTCGGCGATGGTCTCCACCGACATCCCCCGCGGCGAGGTCGACCGCTTCGTCGACCTCGCGCTCAAGGCCCGCAACCAGAAGATCGCCACGCTGTCCCTGGTGCCGCCGATGATCAACACCGCGGACCCCGACATCGCGCTCGTGCAGCAGAAGGTCGCCGCCGCCATCGCGCGCGCCGAGGGCCAGAAGCCGGTCGTGGAGACCGCTGAGGCGGCCGACGCGCCGGCGGCCGAGGTCCCCGCACCGGACGCGGGCGACTCCGCGACGCCCGCGGCTCCGGCCACCTCCTCCGCGCCGCCCGCCGCGCCGACCACCCCGACCCCGCCCCCGGCGGTCACGGGCGGCTCGCTCGGCTCCCTGTCGACCGGCTACGCGGCGAACCAGTCGGAGGACCTCGGCGCGGTTTGTTGA
- a CDS encoding glycosyltransferase family 2 protein: MTTGPLPRIVAVVVTFNRLGLLEKLVTRLGEIDGLAEVLVVDNASSDGTGEWLAARGHTGEIPLSGRTLTTNRGGAGGFHDGLAWAIDREADLVWLMDDDGLPDHDCLERLLEETDNLDFWGPLVVDEADPGRLVFPIRLPGGARVVHAVDDVRRAARADRIDGIVIPFNGVLVTKELVDRIGLPREEFFIWGDDHEYRLRAEEAGARVATVVTATVRHPSVGNLGTPMMFGRTTYNDSPSDLKHYCMARNNLVNLRDYRGPLHAFAFVVKTAWFYTFTRPSLARLRLSLGAMRAGIAGDFDGHRRFLG, translated from the coding sequence GTGACCACCGGACCCCTGCCCCGCATCGTCGCGGTCGTGGTCACCTTCAACCGCCTCGGGCTGCTCGAGAAGCTCGTGACGCGACTCGGTGAGATCGACGGCCTGGCGGAGGTGCTGGTGGTCGACAACGCCTCGTCCGACGGCACGGGGGAGTGGCTGGCCGCGCGCGGGCACACCGGTGAGATCCCGCTGTCGGGGCGCACCCTGACCACCAACCGCGGCGGCGCCGGCGGCTTCCACGACGGGCTCGCCTGGGCCATCGACCGCGAGGCCGACCTGGTCTGGCTCATGGACGACGACGGCCTGCCCGACCACGACTGCCTCGAGCGGCTGCTGGAGGAGACCGACAACCTCGACTTCTGGGGCCCGCTGGTCGTCGACGAGGCCGACCCCGGTCGGCTGGTCTTCCCGATCCGGCTGCCCGGCGGCGCCCGCGTGGTGCACGCCGTCGACGACGTACGCCGTGCCGCGCGCGCCGACCGCATCGACGGCATCGTGATCCCGTTCAACGGCGTGCTGGTCACCAAGGAGCTCGTCGACCGGATCGGCCTGCCGCGCGAGGAGTTCTTCATCTGGGGCGACGACCACGAGTACCGGCTGCGCGCCGAGGAGGCCGGCGCCCGCGTCGCCACCGTCGTCACCGCCACCGTGCGCCACCCCAGCGTGGGCAACCTCGGCACCCCGATGATGTTCGGCCGCACGACCTACAACGACTCGCCGAGCGACCTCAAGCACTACTGCATGGCGCGCAACAACCTGGTCAACCTGCGCGACTACCGCGGGCCGCTGCACGCGTTCGCGTTCGTGGTGAAGACCGCCTGGTTCTACACCTTCACCCGCCCGAGCCTGGCACGCCTGCGGCTCAGCCTGGGAGCCATGCGCGCCGGCATCGCCGGGGACTTCGACGGCCACCGGAGGTTCCTCGGATGA
- a CDS encoding glycosyltransferase family 2 protein encodes MSATAHESVAVVVVTHDRADLLGAMLDGIAAQTHAPDAVIVVDNASADHTPEVLAARTDLPLEVIRQDNLGGAGGFHRGVRAAYDQGFDRVWLMDDDVVPAPGCLAALMAVDEDCLIAVREDLSGALVEKAAVDFDLRNPLAIKPKRATVDRTYADRASMPALVEVHNVAFEGFMARRSVIEEIGFPDPSFFIFYDDAEYAVRARRTGRRIWAVRDAVLVRQLDFNQQHDLSGWKGFYMYRNLFVVHLRHGENALVRAKPWLITLAVVLLSPLRGGRAEARNVIRAMASARGMRRLTDSARPPR; translated from the coding sequence ATGAGCGCGACCGCGCACGAGAGCGTCGCGGTCGTCGTCGTCACCCACGACCGCGCCGACCTGCTGGGCGCCATGCTCGACGGGATCGCCGCCCAGACGCACGCCCCCGACGCGGTGATCGTCGTCGACAACGCGAGCGCCGACCACACCCCCGAGGTGCTGGCTGCGCGCACCGACCTGCCGCTCGAGGTGATCCGGCAGGACAACCTCGGCGGGGCCGGCGGGTTCCACCGCGGCGTGCGGGCGGCGTACGACCAGGGCTTCGACCGCGTGTGGCTGATGGACGACGACGTCGTCCCCGCCCCCGGCTGCCTGGCCGCGCTCATGGCCGTCGACGAGGACTGCCTGATCGCCGTGCGCGAGGACCTCTCGGGCGCGCTCGTGGAGAAGGCGGCGGTCGACTTCGACCTGCGCAACCCGCTGGCGATCAAGCCCAAGCGCGCGACGGTCGACAGGACGTACGCCGACCGCGCGTCGATGCCCGCCCTCGTCGAGGTGCACAACGTGGCCTTCGAGGGCTTCATGGCCCGGCGCAGCGTCATCGAGGAGATCGGCTTCCCCGACCCCTCGTTCTTCATCTTCTACGACGACGCCGAGTACGCCGTCCGTGCCCGCCGGACCGGGCGCCGGATCTGGGCGGTCCGCGACGCGGTGCTCGTGCGCCAGCTCGACTTCAACCAGCAGCACGACCTGTCCGGCTGGAAGGGCTTCTACATGTACCGCAACCTCTTCGTGGTGCACCTGCGCCACGGGGAGAACGCGCTCGTGCGGGCCAAGCCGTGGCTGATCACCCTCGCGGTGGTCCTCCTCAGCCCGCTGCGCGGCGGCCGGGCGGAGGCCCGCAACGTGATCCGTGCCATGGCCTCGGCACGGGGCATGCGCCGCCTCACCGACTCCGCACGTCCCCCTCGATAG
- the glf gene encoding UDP-galactopyranose mutase yields MSQGPTHDTETLPDLVIVGAGLFGLTIAERCAEELGLRVLILERRHHLGGNAYSERDPETNVEVHKYGAHLFHTSNERVWEYANRFTSFTDYRHRVFGKYQGQVYSLPLNLALINQFFGRSHTPDEARALIAEQSSEVATEDASNLEEKAISLIGRPLYEAFIKGYTAKQWQTDPTELSADIITRLPVRFTFQNGWFSDTYEGLPVDGYTAWLTRMADHPNIEVRLETDFFAVADEFKGKVPIVYTGPVDEYFGNSEGRLSWRTVDLEESVVDTDDFQGTGVVNYNDQDVPYTRIIEFKHFHPEREKTHLPGKSVIVHEYSRFAEEGDEPYYPVNTADDRAKLLKYRELAKAEPMVLFGGRLGTYKYLDMHMAIGAALSMYDNKLKPHFTEGAELTSGGIEA; encoded by the coding sequence TTGTCCCAGGGCCCCACGCACGACACGGAAACGCTTCCCGACCTCGTCATCGTCGGCGCCGGACTCTTCGGCCTCACGATCGCCGAGCGCTGCGCCGAGGAGCTGGGCCTGCGGGTGCTCATCCTCGAGCGCCGCCACCACCTCGGTGGCAACGCCTACAGCGAGCGCGACCCGGAGACCAACGTGGAGGTGCACAAGTACGGCGCGCACCTGTTCCACACCTCCAACGAGCGGGTGTGGGAGTACGCCAACCGGTTCACCTCCTTCACCGACTACCGCCACCGCGTCTTCGGCAAGTACCAGGGGCAGGTCTACTCGCTGCCGCTCAACCTGGCGCTGATCAACCAGTTCTTCGGCAGGTCCCACACCCCCGACGAGGCCCGCGCGCTCATCGCCGAGCAGTCGAGCGAGGTCGCCACCGAGGACGCCTCGAACCTCGAGGAGAAGGCGATCAGCCTCATCGGCCGTCCCCTCTACGAGGCGTTCATCAAGGGCTACACCGCCAAGCAGTGGCAGACCGACCCGACCGAGCTGAGCGCGGACATCATCACGCGCCTGCCGGTGCGCTTCACCTTCCAGAACGGCTGGTTCAGCGACACCTACGAGGGCCTCCCGGTCGACGGCTACACCGCGTGGCTGACCCGGATGGCCGACCACCCGAACATCGAGGTGCGCCTGGAGACCGACTTCTTCGCAGTGGCCGACGAGTTCAAGGGCAAGGTCCCGATCGTCTACACCGGTCCGGTGGATGAGTACTTCGGCAACTCCGAGGGCCGGCTGTCGTGGCGCACCGTCGACCTGGAGGAGAGCGTCGTCGACACCGACGACTTCCAGGGCACCGGCGTGGTCAACTACAACGACCAGGACGTCCCCTACACGCGCATCATCGAGTTCAAGCACTTCCACCCCGAGCGCGAGAAGACCCACCTGCCCGGCAAGAGCGTGATCGTCCACGAGTACAGCCGCTTCGCGGAGGAGGGCGACGAGCCCTACTACCCGGTGAACACCGCCGACGACCGCGCCAAGCTGCTGAAGTACCGCGAGCTGGCCAAGGCCGAGCCGATGGTGCTGTTCGGCGGGCGCCTGGGCACCTACAAGTACCTCGACATGCACATGGCCATCGGGGCCGCGCTGTCGATGTACGACAACAAGCTCAAGCCCCACTTCACCGAGGGCGCGGAGCTGACCAGCGGAGGCATCGAGGCATGA
- a CDS encoding glycosyltransferase has product MSTTTTGTSTGTREQTVTRLLQRQILPVDRDTDVFPLYVDLEEAVLDTDRHDVGGSKAAKDLNNAAIRQSTSTGRKLHPDQIRSRTELRLEPSQLLSFGTYFNAFPASYWRRHTVVTDVELTVRLSGAGSVVTVYKSMARGHAQRVDSAVVEGEAGTFTFALPLKPFVDGGWYWYDVVAGDHGAVVEGAEWNAQVPADRAGHGTADICITTMNRPDFCAKLLTQLGEDEVLAPYLDTVMVMEQGKDLVADSEFFPHAQEVLGDRLRVLVQGNLGGSGGYARGQLESVRKGTATYALMMDDDVVCEPEGVIRAVTFGDLAKRPTIVGGHMFNIYNRSQLHSFGEIVQPWRFWWQTRLDGYSQWDFGARNLRSARWLHKRADVDFNGWFMCLIPRVVLEEVGLSLPVFIKWDDSEFGLRAKQAGYPTVSFPGAAVWHVPWTDKNDGVDWQSYFHQRNRFIAALLHSPYERGGRMVRESFNHQVKHLASLQYSTAELRHLALEDVLRGPHALHGELGTKLGEINAFRKQFTDAQLVEDRDDLPPVRRKKPPKKGKSDIEIPGRLSTLVAAGLAPLRQLRPVREMSRQYPEAELPAMDSGWFNLVKYDSAVVSMNDGSSVALYQRDPARYRDLMKRTMEIHRRFHREWPQLARQYREALGEITSPEAWEKTFAPYTEQRDGDE; this is encoded by the coding sequence ATGAGCACCACCACCACGGGCACGAGCACGGGCACGCGCGAGCAGACCGTCACCCGGTTGCTGCAGCGGCAGATCCTGCCCGTCGACCGCGACACCGACGTCTTCCCGCTCTACGTCGACCTCGAGGAGGCCGTGCTCGACACCGACCGGCACGACGTGGGCGGCAGCAAGGCGGCCAAGGACCTCAACAACGCCGCCATCCGCCAGTCGACCTCGACGGGGCGCAAGCTGCACCCCGACCAGATCCGCTCGCGCACCGAGCTGCGGCTCGAGCCCTCGCAGCTGCTGTCCTTCGGCACCTACTTCAACGCCTTCCCGGCGTCCTACTGGCGCCGCCACACGGTCGTCACCGACGTCGAGCTGACCGTCCGCCTGAGCGGCGCGGGCTCGGTCGTCACCGTCTACAAGTCGATGGCGCGCGGCCACGCCCAGCGCGTCGACTCCGCTGTCGTCGAGGGTGAGGCGGGGACGTTCACCTTCGCCCTGCCGCTCAAGCCGTTCGTCGACGGCGGGTGGTACTGGTACGACGTCGTCGCCGGCGACCACGGCGCCGTCGTCGAGGGCGCCGAGTGGAACGCGCAGGTCCCCGCCGACCGCGCCGGTCACGGCACCGCCGACATCTGCATCACCACGATGAACCGCCCCGACTTCTGCGCCAAGCTGCTCACCCAGCTCGGCGAGGACGAGGTGCTCGCCCCCTACCTCGACACCGTCATGGTGATGGAGCAGGGCAAGGACCTCGTGGCGGACTCCGAGTTCTTCCCGCACGCCCAGGAGGTGCTCGGCGACCGCCTGCGGGTGCTGGTCCAGGGCAACCTCGGCGGCTCGGGCGGCTATGCCCGCGGCCAGCTCGAGAGCGTGCGCAAGGGCACCGCGACGTACGCCCTGATGATGGACGACGACGTCGTCTGCGAGCCGGAGGGCGTGATCCGCGCGGTCACCTTCGGCGACCTGGCCAAGCGCCCGACCATCGTCGGTGGCCACATGTTCAACATCTACAACCGCTCGCAGCTGCACTCCTTCGGCGAGATCGTCCAGCCGTGGCGCTTCTGGTGGCAGACCCGTCTCGACGGCTACAGCCAGTGGGACTTCGGCGCCCGCAACCTGCGCTCGGCGCGCTGGCTGCACAAGCGCGCCGACGTCGACTTCAACGGCTGGTTCATGTGCCTGATCCCGAGGGTCGTGCTCGAGGAGGTCGGCCTGTCGCTGCCGGTCTTCATCAAGTGGGACGACTCCGAGTTCGGCCTGCGCGCCAAGCAGGCGGGCTACCCCACGGTGTCCTTCCCGGGTGCCGCGGTCTGGCACGTGCCGTGGACGGACAAGAACGACGGCGTCGACTGGCAGTCCTACTTCCACCAGCGCAACCGCTTCATCGCCGCGCTGCTGCACTCGCCCTACGAGCGCGGCGGGCGGATGGTGCGCGAGAGCTTCAACCACCAGGTCAAGCACCTCGCCTCCCTGCAGTACTCCACCGCCGAGCTGCGCCACCTCGCGCTGGAGGACGTGCTGCGCGGCCCCCACGCCCTGCACGGCGAGCTGGGGACCAAGCTCGGCGAGATCAACGCCTTCCGCAAGCAGTTCACCGACGCCCAGCTCGTCGAGGACCGCGACGACCTGCCGCCGGTGCGCCGCAAGAAGCCCCCGAAGAAGGGCAAGTCCGACATCGAGATCCCCGGCCGGCTCAGCACGCTGGTGGCCGCGGGCCTGGCCCCGCTGCGCCAGCTGCGACCGGTCCGCGAGATGTCGCGCCAGTACCCCGAGGCCGAGCTCCCGGCGATGGACTCGGGCTGGTTCAACCTGGTCAAGTACGACTCGGCCGTGGTGTCGATGAACGACGGCAGCTCGGTCGCGCTCTACCAGCGCGACCCGGCCCGCTACCGCGACCTGATGAAGCGCACCATGGAGATCCACCGCCGCTTCCACCGCGAGTGGCCCCAGCTCGCCCGCCAGTACCGCGAGGCGCTGGGGGAGATCACCTCGCCCGAGGCGTGGGAGAAGACCTTCGCGCCGTACACCGAGCAGCGCGACGGTGACGAGTGA
- a CDS encoding ABC transporter permease, which produces MSTPPVGRPRPTAAELEALPLAPPAATGLAEVVRRRYLLGMLVRNTIKSRYQGTVLGWVWSYLQPAIRFCMFYFLFQVMIGRGAGMENFAIHLFAGMVIVHFFTETFNGGTQSLVQNRSLITKLPVPREMFPVARMLVAAWHTVPMIVILLVPCLFLGWRPDLVGVAAALLGFTLAAALGLALGLLFSVGNVFMRDISKIAQTLTQFVTFSVPMMYPFTLVQERFGEPIASYYLLNPMAEAVLLIQRGFWTGTTSDPDATAAVHLPDHLFTRGLIMTGISLVLLVLAQRVFSRLEARVPERL; this is translated from the coding sequence GTGAGCACGCCCCCCGTCGGGCGTCCCCGCCCCACCGCCGCCGAGCTGGAGGCGCTGCCGCTGGCGCCGCCGGCGGCGACCGGCCTCGCCGAGGTCGTACGCCGTCGCTACCTGCTCGGCATGCTGGTGCGCAACACCATCAAGTCGCGCTACCAGGGCACGGTGCTGGGCTGGGTGTGGAGCTACCTGCAGCCGGCGATCCGGTTCTGCATGTTCTACTTCCTGTTCCAGGTGATGATCGGCCGCGGAGCCGGGATGGAGAACTTCGCCATCCACCTGTTCGCCGGCATGGTGATCGTCCACTTCTTCACCGAGACCTTCAACGGCGGCACCCAGTCGCTGGTGCAGAACCGCTCGCTCATCACCAAGCTGCCCGTGCCACGGGAGATGTTCCCGGTCGCGCGGATGCTGGTCGCCGCGTGGCACACCGTCCCGATGATCGTCATCCTGCTCGTGCCCTGCCTGTTCCTCGGCTGGCGGCCCGACCTCGTCGGGGTCGCCGCGGCCCTGCTCGGCTTCACGCTCGCGGCGGCCCTGGGGCTCGCCCTCGGCCTGCTCTTCAGCGTGGGCAACGTCTTCATGCGCGACATCAGCAAGATCGCCCAGACGCTCACGCAGTTCGTCACCTTCAGCGTGCCCATGATGTACCCCTTCACGCTGGTGCAGGAGCGCTTCGGCGAGCCGATCGCGAGCTACTACCTCCTCAACCCGATGGCTGAGGCCGTGCTGCTGATCCAGCGGGGCTTCTGGACCGGCACCACCAGCGACCCGGACGCCACGGCCGCGGTGCACCTGCCCGACCACCTCTTCACCCGCGGACTGATCATGACCGGCATCTCGCTGGTGCTCCTCGTGCTGGCCCAACGAGTCTTCTCCCGCCTCGAGGCGCGGGTCCCGGAGCGCCTCTGA
- a CDS encoding ABC transporter ATP-binding protein: MTTMIQVENATKAFTLSYQRSLKQTVLAKARGRKTHDTFNAVDDVSFTVREGESVGLMGLNGSGKSTLLKLISGVMRPDSGSVLTRGRIAGLIATGTGFDNNLSGRENLYLNAAILGMSRAETDRKFDEIVDFADLGKFLDTDVAYYSSGMRARLGFSVAVNVDADIFIADEALAVGDRPFKRKCKKRMDEIVSSGVTMFYVSHAPGSVRNLCNRVLVMESGRLGFDGDVEEGIRYLHYDESDDNGDDDDGLGADI; this comes from the coding sequence ATGACGACGATGATCCAGGTGGAGAACGCCACCAAGGCCTTCACGCTGTCCTACCAGCGCTCGCTCAAGCAGACCGTGCTGGCCAAGGCCCGCGGCCGCAAGACCCACGACACGTTCAACGCCGTCGACGACGTGAGCTTCACGGTCAGAGAGGGGGAGTCCGTCGGCCTGATGGGGCTCAACGGCTCCGGGAAGTCGACCCTGCTCAAGCTGATCAGCGGGGTGATGCGCCCCGACTCGGGCTCCGTGCTGACCCGCGGGCGGATCGCCGGCCTGATCGCCACCGGCACCGGCTTCGACAACAACCTCAGCGGCCGGGAGAACCTCTACCTCAACGCCGCCATCCTGGGGATGTCGCGGGCCGAGACCGACCGCAAGTTCGACGAGATCGTCGACTTCGCCGACCTCGGCAAGTTCCTCGACACCGACGTCGCCTACTACAGCTCCGGCATGAGGGCGCGCCTGGGCTTCTCGGTCGCGGTCAACGTCGACGCCGACATCTTCATCGCCGACGAGGCGCTGGCGGTGGGGGACCGGCCGTTCAAGCGCAAGTGCAAGAAGCGCATGGACGAGATCGTCTCCTCCGGCGTCACGATGTTCTACGTCTCCCACGCGCCCGGCTCGGTGCGCAACCTCTGCAACCGCGTGCTCGTGATGGAGAGCGGCAGGCTCGGCTTCGACGGTGACGTCGAGGAGGGCATCCGCTACCTCCACTACGACGAGAGCGACGACAACGGCGACGACGACGACGGTCTCGGCGCCGACATATAG